A genomic window from Longimicrobium sp. includes:
- a CDS encoding cyclase family protein has translation MCSPDVVRSALAGAGLNAQTLAPAVRFAHEGGPAFRHVADLTHTLSPRFPVFPFYEPFRMRNLAAVEKDGWAANELTFAEHTGTHLDAPAHFVANGQTAEALEVSRFLAPLVVVSVAERAARDEDALVTVDDLTDWERAHGRIPDGAVVVMDSGWEPRVAQPGRFLNADAAGVMHHPGWSRVAAEWLVHERAITGVGTDTISLDFGASTTYEAHQVLLGAGKYGLECVASLGSVPPCGATLVVGAPKHEGGTGGPTRLLALY, from the coding sequence ATGTGCTCACCGGACGTGGTACGCTCCGCGCTCGCCGGCGCCGGCCTCAACGCGCAAACGCTCGCACCCGCGGTCCGCTTCGCCCACGAGGGCGGCCCCGCCTTCCGCCACGTGGCGGACCTCACCCACACCCTCTCCCCGCGCTTCCCCGTCTTCCCCTTCTACGAGCCGTTTCGCATGCGGAACCTGGCCGCCGTGGAAAAAGATGGATGGGCCGCCAACGAGCTGACCTTCGCCGAACACACCGGCACCCACCTGGACGCCCCGGCGCACTTCGTGGCCAACGGCCAGACCGCGGAGGCGCTGGAGGTGTCGCGCTTCCTCGCGCCGCTGGTGGTGGTGTCGGTGGCGGAGCGCGCCGCGCGTGACGAGGACGCGCTCGTGACCGTCGATGACCTGACGGATTGGGAGCGCGCGCACGGACGCATCCCGGACGGCGCCGTGGTCGTGATGGACTCGGGGTGGGAGCCGCGCGTGGCGCAGCCGGGGCGCTTCCTGAACGCGGACGCCGCGGGGGTGATGCACCATCCGGGGTGGAGCCGTGTGGCCGCGGAGTGGCTGGTGCACGAGCGCGCCATCACCGGCGTCGGCACCGACACCATCAGCCTGGACTTTGGCGCCTCCACCACCTACGAGGCCCATCAGGTGCTGCTCGGGGCGGGGAAGTACGGGCTGGAGTGCGTCGCCAGCCTGGGCAGCGTCCCCCCGTGCGGCGCCACCCTCGTGGTCGGCGCGCCCAAGCACGAGGGCGGCACCGGCGGACCCACGCGCCTCCTCGCGCTCTACTGA